taactacggactaaggaattattaaaagtattaaaagtagtataagtatatatatatatgtgacgattgttttaaaaagaaaaagtattgatatattatatatggataggttcgtgatatcaatcggagaccaagtcgaaattacatatcttcaagacaaaagtgagtatatagtcccacttttaaactctaaatatttcgggatgagaatacatgtattttatgttttacgttatggacacaagtaactgaaaaatatattctacgttgagttgtaccactggcatacttccctgtagcttggtaactgttatttacagcggtattgtaaacgcgaatcctgttgatagatctatcgggcctgacaaccccaaccggactggacgaccagtattcaacggttgcacagtacttcgtttcttgactacacttggtacggtgtagtaagatttcataataaagggaatatgcgacgtgattaaatgttaagtatggttaccaagtgctcaaccacttagaatatttttattaaaatgtttatatatgaaatcttgtgttccattgttataacgctgctagcatcaaacctatatatctcaccaactttatgttgacgttttaaagcatgttattctcaggtatgaattaagtcttccgctgtgcattagctcatgttaaggatactacttgggaccttttaagccatgatacaaagacgttgcattcgagtcattggagttcaatagagaatattaataagtaaatgacagattaggtcatttggatattatgaaatgttagacgaaaatgtcaaatattgatgtaatgatagtttgccttttaagaataaatgcaacgtttgtaaaatgtatcatatagaggtcatgtacctcgcaatgttatcatatgttattgtattcgtccctatggattgggtcgggtcgtctcattagtagtcctttgttagtagtccaaaatagtccaaaatagtccaaaaagtccaacagtctaataatcggtatatatatatatatatatatatatatatatatatatatatatatatatatatatatatatatatatatatatatatatatatatatatatatatatatataattatagaattacccccacgacgtattgtatacgtattgtctttgcatcaacccagagacgtattgtatacgtattgtcttagaattaactaagacatattgtgtacgtattgtcttaggatttatcaaaacatattgtatacttattgtgttaggacgtaccaagaatattattatacatatatacaatcaaagaattaaccaagattataatattttgttatactactaataacatgtccaaatatatataggatataggaaaagttaacaataatatggttaatatagtttttataatataaatttcgtccatacaacgttaattttagcagattttgttttgctcgctaaatattcattacaactccgtttaaagtgaaaattgctatggattccttaagaagttaattttacaaaaccaattcgaaaatttcatcccaagtagtaatttttagagctttaccctctttttgtgtcagtggacagatttggaaaaatcccggcatccacccaatatatgatttttgataaaatacttccactttgtctaaaatcatgaaaaaatactggaagtcttatttacatatattaacatatttccaaagtcttagccttaaactcaaagtctaagatagatttttaattcacaacccaaaacagcccgctttttaccgaatggagattaaaggatatatgttaagtttcaaggtgttcttcatatgtacaacttataagttcttatattaacttaatataacatcataatacatataaataagtgttattagagttaagttagaaagattagattagtttttcaaacaagtttagaatcaactaaactatgttctagtttataaattcttatatagatagttataaacatacgaattgaacaagaatttaggcaaggttaataccttgattttgaagcttgaacttgctagaaatagatgaagaacaaagaaagggatactagaactagagagagtatgtgtgtgtaagtaaacatgaagtaaaaattagaaaatgaaatggtaaaaatttgatcaaatatggtgtctttatatactagttgtaatttgtcattttgtaaaaaatatatagtataagttaaaaaccattaggtcatgcatgacatattattccattattgaaattttttattggtatataccaattgtaagtacttctagaagctgtgtataatacgggtaaaaataccgtatgaatgcgagtagaaatcttgctgaaattgaacggaaatacgagtatagctatcctttatatatattggtatattataaagtgtattcaatacttgtaaggatgtatttacactcgtaatacattatatgtaaatacattttaatataagttaattacgtcgtttaaataataacatatatattgtttgaaaactctttaaattagtagtatgaatatatatatatatatatatatatatatatatatatatatatatatatatatatatatatatataatactttgttaatatacttaatgagatatttaattatcatattttcaagttaaatatatataaatccatatatatacacaacaattaaacaattaaacaattaaatcaagttatgacgttcgtgaatcgtcggaataaaagggtgaccaaaagcttgtgtaaaactctttccggaggttcaagatttattaaaattcattgcttatcaagtcgaaattatataaagattaagtttaaatttggtcgaaaatttccgggtcgtcacaggacgTCACGACACCAGTCACGTGGCGTTGACTTGAATATACTGAAGCTACTAGCCAAGGGTCTTTAGTGTGCTGGACGTCATGCTTTGCACGGGACGCAGCACGTGACGCAGCACGTGACGCAGCGTGGCGTGACGTACGTCATTAATGTTCAAAACACAAAAATAATCATTATTTGAAACAAGTGTTCAAGTAAAAAGCAATTGAAGTTAGTTATGTAACTTAACAAAGTTACTGAAGTTAGTTAAAAAATCAATAATCGTTAGAAAAAACTGTAAATAAGAAGATGTTCCGTACTATTAATTTTAAAAGAGGTCAATCCGTGCTAAACAAAACAAAGTACAGGGACCAGTTTCGAAAATAATAGATAAAACGCCGTTAGGTCAAACTATTTCAATACCGTATTTCTGCTAAAACCCTAGCCCTCTTTTCATTTCTCCCTAAAACCCTAGCCCCTTGTTCTTCAATCTGTCTCAAAAAAATGGTAATCTTTATTGCCGTATGTTATACTATTACAAACATGCGTACATAATTACATACATGTCTATCTTAAAATTTATTTCTATTTTGTTTTGCAGACAGAAGCAGTTAATCCGAAAGCATACCCATTAGCTGATGCTCAGCTTACAATTTCAATATTAGATCTTGTTCAACAAGCTTCTAATTACAAACAACTCAAAAAAGGTGCCAATGAAGGTGATCTGCGAAAccctaatttttatctaattaacTTCTATTCTGATGATTAGGGCTGGAGTTTGTCAGTTCTAACatcaaataaatatattaaatatgtgCTATATAAATTAATATCTGAGATTTTGATCATGCGAAAAGATGTTTGAAGTTAATTTGCtgtaattacatgatcatgtgtgtTTGTTGTTATTGTAGAGGTTGATTAGGGAATGAGCTTCATACATTAGATTAAGTGTTAAACCAGTTTATGCTCTGTTTATTAGATTAAAATGTGTGGATACAAAGTGGAGGTTATAAGTGAAACAATTGTTGCTTGTTGATACAAACCCTAAGTCTAATTTGTGATATTCTGCACACGTGATGGCTCTTTTGCACGTTACTCTGTTTCGTCTCCCAAATATGTAGATTTTCGAATAAACATGCCATTATTTATTAAGTCCCACAACTTATGAGTGACCATTCTGATTATCCTTAACTCCCAAATAATATTAACCGTCAACAGCCAAGTTTTTTGCCGTTTTCATTCTTAATCTTTTGAATATTACCCTCATTACACATATCCAACTTTTGATTTTGCTTTGATATAACCTGGAACCTGATTTTATAATTTCAATGTTAGAATGTTGTTTTTTATAATGTTAATCATGCTCTTTCAAACTACAGCTACAAAAACTCTAAACAGAGGTATATCTGAGTTCGTAGTAATGGCAGCTGATGCTGAGCCCCTTGAAATTATCCTCCATCTTCCTCTGCTTGCTGAAGACAAGGTACCTTGTGTCGTCTTCACTTTTATGTTTTCCATGTTGTATTTACATAGAATAAGTAACTATGACACATCTGTTAGTGTAGTAATCAAATTGATGTCAAAATTGGTGTTGTAGAACGTACCCTATGTCTTTGTCCCTTCGAAGCAAGCACTTGGGCGAGCATGTGGAGTGACAAGACCTGTGATCTCATGTTCAGTAACTTCTAATGAAGGAAGTCAATTGAAAACCCAAATACAGCAGCTCAAGGTTATTTCCTTCCGTCTATTTACTCACTTCGTCTTAGATTCTTAATCATCGTTACACCAATTATTTAGAGGTTCATTTATTTACGATTTTAAATTAAAATTGGCCGACGGGGGTTATGTTTTAACTTTGGTGAGTCAAAGGGACCAAATTTGTAAAACTTTGCTAAAATAAAGAAATAGGCCGAGTGGAACATTTTGTTTTGGTATCCAGAGGATAAAAAAATGGGTCGATCAGGCAAGGGCGAATCTACATGTATGGGAGTGGGGTCCTTTGACTCTACTACTACTTTGGAAATTTTTTGGACCATTTACTcttcaaattgtataggacaccactaaatttagctATAGGATCCcatatatttttagaatttatagtTTTACTAAGATTAACAACCATTAAAATACTCTTCAAATGTAATTAGCTTTGAAATTTTTTTGGGACCCGTTTGAGCTTTAATCCTGGATTCGCCACCGCGatcaaatatttaaacttaaaaaggatcGGGCAAAAAGTATTAGCGTGTCAACCCTGCTCGGTCTTGACATGTGTTTGCTCAATCCTGTTTTCCTTTGTAATCCGACCTGCTTACCTGCCCGTTGCCACTTTTATTAACAAATATATTGTTCTTTTTGCTTACGACTTTCAGGATGCCATTGAGAAGCTGTTGATCTAAGAAACATGGTAATTCGGTGTGATGAGCCTTGCTCGTTAAAGGCTTTGACTGAGAGTGGCGGTTATTCATTattgttttctgttttctgtttgtgTACCAAAGTATCTTCCATATGATCTCTGCCATACTTTATAACTAACTGTGAGCTACTTCGTTAGAGTCGAGTCATACACCTAGAATTTTCCTATATAACTTTGTTATATCACAAATAAAAATCAAACAGAACTTTTAGGCTTATTCGAATGTAGCTAAAATCTGGTGTGGCAAAactaaggttgcaaaattcgctacttGGGCATTAATCGGTCGAGATTTTCGAAAGAGTAATCGGTAATTCATGGGATTAGTCGGATAGTACTTTTAtacatttaaattataaatataaaaaattatagttgtaaatatagaagaaaatcatAAAAAATAAACTTTAACAATTATCTAAAGATGTTTGTTTTGTTTAAAAACTCTAAAAATTTAGTTTAAATTCATTATAACATGTTGATTGATTTTAATTTTGACGAACTTTCATTAACAAATCTAATTTTCGCCTATTAACCGACGCTGACCAATTAATTAAACAGATCTTAGAAAATTGGGACAAGCTCAATCGGAGATAAATCGAGAGGTAATCGAGTTTTTTTACAACAGTGGACAAAACTACCAAATACATGGTAGTGAATGATGTCACACTGATCCACGTCTCAATCTTTAGACTTATCTGAGTGTAGCTAAAAGTTCATTAAAACATGAGTAGCAACCGCTA
The window above is part of the Rutidosis leptorrhynchoides isolate AG116_Rl617_1_P2 chromosome 1, CSIRO_AGI_Rlap_v1, whole genome shotgun sequence genome. Proteins encoded here:
- the LOC139883873 gene encoding uncharacterized protein; protein product: MTEAVNPKAYPLADAQLTISILDLVQQASNYKQLKKGANEATKTLNRGISEFVVMAADAEPLEIILHLPLLAEDKNVPYVFVPSKQALGRACGVTRPVISCSVTSNEGSQLKTQIQQLKDAIEKLLI